Proteins encoded by one window of Chloroflexi bacterium ADurb.Bin180:
- the bphD gene encoding 2-hydroxy-6-oxo-6-phenylhexa-2,4-dienoate hydrolase produces the protein MPVYLVAGEPLFAARHRSARAGAVALVLIHGAGGSHLHWGGAVRVLPKAEVFALDLPGHGRSGGAGLTTVAQYSSAVMSFLDVIGVEQAVLAGHSMGGAIAQTTALEFPDRVRGLVLVGTGSRLRVLPRILEGTLSDYAATVELICQSAYSENAPAELVRMGRKQMLRVPAQVLHDDFAACNAFEITDRLGEIRCPTLVVCGTEDRLTPPKYSTFLAERIPGAQLVLVEGAGHMVMIEKERQVAEAMSSWLTELEPPTKQ, from the coding sequence ATGCCGGTCTACCTGGTTGCTGGGGAGCCGCTCTTTGCCGCCCGGCATCGCTCGGCCAGAGCTGGTGCAGTTGCTCTGGTGCTGATTCACGGGGCCGGAGGAAGCCATCTCCACTGGGGAGGGGCCGTGCGCGTCCTGCCCAAGGCTGAGGTGTTTGCCCTGGACCTGCCAGGGCATGGCCGGTCGGGTGGCGCTGGCCTCACGACCGTGGCGCAGTATTCCTCTGCAGTGATGAGCTTCCTGGATGTGATTGGCGTTGAGCAGGCCGTGCTGGCCGGCCACTCTATGGGTGGGGCTATCGCGCAGACCACCGCACTGGAATTCCCCGACCGGGTTCGAGGCCTGGTGCTGGTCGGTACTGGGTCACGCCTGCGCGTGCTGCCCAGAATCCTCGAGGGAACGCTCTCGGACTATGCTGCCACGGTGGAGCTCATCTGCCAGTCCGCGTATTCTGAGAATGCTCCGGCGGAGCTGGTTCGCATGGGGCGGAAGCAGATGCTGCGCGTACCTGCACAGGTGCTGCACGACGATTTCGCTGCTTGCAACGCCTTTGAGATCACGGACCGCCTGGGCGAGATTCGCTGCCCAACGCTGGTAGTGTGCGGCACGGAAGACCGCCTCACGCCGCCCAAGTACTCGACCTTTCTCGCTGAGCGCATCCCTGGCGCTCAGCTCGTTCTGGTCGAGGGTGCCGGACATATGGTCATGATCGAAAAGGAGCGGCAGGTCGCAGAGGCAATGTCGAGCTGGCTAACGGAACTCGAGCCGCCTACGAAGCAGTAA
- the paaZ gene encoding Bifunctional protein PaaZ: protein MSPKVYQPQGLFFEDFQVGDVMLTPGRTITESDIALFCGLAGDYNEVHSNIEYARNSMFGQPIAPGMLVLSIASGLATRLALLEGTVQAFLGMDWKFKKPTFAGDTIHVRSEVKQKREVKALGGGMLLLDVSITNQRDEVIHEGRWTVLMKSRPA, encoded by the coding sequence ATGAGCCCGAAAGTGTACCAACCGCAAGGCCTGTTCTTTGAGGACTTTCAGGTGGGTGACGTGATGCTCACCCCGGGGCGCACTATTACCGAGTCGGACATCGCTCTGTTCTGCGGCCTGGCGGGCGATTACAACGAAGTGCACAGCAACATCGAGTACGCCAGAAACTCGATGTTTGGTCAGCCCATTGCACCAGGAATGCTGGTGCTATCCATTGCTTCTGGTCTGGCCACGAGACTGGCTCTGCTGGAAGGAACGGTGCAGGCCTTTCTGGGGATGGACTGGAAGTTCAAGAAGCCGACCTTTGCCGGAGATACCATCCACGTCCGCAGCGAGGTGAAGCAGAAGCGGGAAGTGAAGGCACTGGGCGGCGGCATGCTGCTGCTCGATGTGTCAATCACCAACCAGCGCGATGAGGTGATCCACGAGGGCCGGTGGACTGTCCTGATGAAAAGCCGGCCGGCGTAG
- a CDS encoding YtxH-like protein: protein MSDEGRGLEFLAGVVLGSLVGAAVALLLAPQPGEETREQLREKSIELKDRMVELSEEARKKAAELQAEGRTAVQSQTARVKEAIEEGKKAAAKKKKELLQELEPEAGKNPA from the coding sequence ATGAGTGATGAAGGCAGAGGACTAGAGTTTCTGGCCGGTGTAGTGCTTGGCAGCCTGGTAGGCGCTGCCGTTGCCCTGCTGCTGGCGCCGCAGCCCGGCGAAGAAACACGCGAGCAGCTTCGCGAGAAGAGTATTGAACTCAAGGACCGGATGGTCGAGCTCTCCGAGGAGGCCCGCAAGAAGGCAGCAGAGCTGCAGGCTGAAGGCCGCACGGCAGTTCAGAGCCAGACCGCCCGTGTCAAAGAAGCAATCGAGGAAGGCAAGAAGGCCGCTGCCAAGAAGAAGAAGGAACTGCTGCAGGAGCTCGAACCGGAAGCGGGCAAGAACCCGGCCTGA
- the mnmA gene encoding tRNA-specific 2-thiouridylase MnmA, whose protein sequence is MALSGGVDSSVAAALLLREGLAVFGVTMLVWSASSTGEPPVSAADDARLVCDRLGIPLHVVDLREQFKSQVVDAFCASYERGWTPNPCLTCNRQIKFGALLNAALELGADQFATGHYARIDCQQGEYRLLRARDRHKDQAYVLYTLGQDDLRRTRFPVGSLTKEQVRAMADDLGLPSAHRPESQDACFLARTDYRQLVAHLRPDTARPGPILDVAGKVIGQHQGIAFYTVGQRQGLGIYGAAPSFVLEIDAARNALVVGAKSALYRRSLLAHQVSFVSGRPPPGPVAIQAKIRYNAAEQPATLEALPNQTARVTFDSPQPAITPGQGVVFYQDDLVLGGGLILAPGPREG, encoded by the coding sequence GTGGCGTTGAGCGGAGGAGTAGACAGCTCGGTCGCTGCCGCTCTGTTGCTGCGCGAAGGACTGGCCGTGTTTGGCGTGACTATGCTGGTCTGGTCGGCGAGCTCCACCGGTGAACCGCCCGTCTCCGCCGCCGATGATGCTCGTCTTGTCTGCGACCGACTCGGCATCCCGCTGCATGTGGTAGACCTGCGCGAGCAGTTCAAGAGCCAGGTGGTCGACGCTTTCTGTGCCAGCTATGAGCGCGGGTGGACGCCCAACCCCTGCCTGACCTGCAACCGCCAGATCAAGTTCGGTGCGCTGCTCAATGCGGCGCTGGAACTCGGGGCGGACCAGTTTGCGACGGGGCACTATGCGCGCATCGATTGCCAGCAGGGTGAGTACCGGCTTTTGCGCGCCAGAGACAGGCACAAAGATCAGGCCTATGTGCTGTACACCCTGGGCCAGGACGACCTGCGCCGCACCCGCTTCCCGGTGGGCAGCCTGACCAAAGAACAAGTGCGCGCAATGGCCGACGACCTGGGACTCCCCAGCGCCCACCGGCCAGAGAGCCAGGATGCCTGCTTTCTTGCCCGGACCGACTATCGGCAGCTCGTCGCGCACTTGCGCCCCGACACAGCTCGGCCGGGACCGATTCTGGACGTCGCCGGCAAGGTGATTGGCCAGCACCAGGGAATTGCCTTCTACACGGTTGGCCAGCGCCAGGGGCTCGGGATCTATGGTGCTGCTCCCAGCTTTGTGCTGGAGATTGACGCCGCTCGGAACGCTCTAGTCGTCGGGGCCAAGAGCGCACTGTACCGTCGCAGCCTGCTGGCTCACCAGGTCAGCTTTGTTTCCGGGCGCCCCCCGCCCGGTCCTGTGGCCATTCAGGCCAAGATACGCTACAATGCCGCAGAACAACCGGCGACCCTTGAGGCGCTTCCCAATCAGACAGCCCGAGTCACCTTCGACTCACCCCAGCCGGCCATCACGCCGGGGCAGGGGGTAGTCTTTTACCAGGATGACCTCGTCCTGGGCGGCGGCCTCATACTCGCTCCTGGACCCCGGGAGGGCTAG